In one window of Branchiostoma floridae strain S238N-H82 chromosome 14, Bfl_VNyyK, whole genome shotgun sequence DNA:
- the LOC118430729 gene encoding neuropeptides B/W receptor type 1-like, giving the protein MGMGIDFENTTFAVNATLSDWMPPYPNSTLFSTNDSSVTAVSTPASPRSMGAVVGVAMVMGLLAVVGTALNGTVIFAVGFNKRLRTATSWFVVNLAAGDLLETAVYLPFGVYTVITHRVPFHPSVCAALATIGISNKFTSLSCMALIAFHRYMLITKPRSTYKAFFTARNNVLIVLLAWLVSWTAAIPFVLGYGFLGMLSIGVCVAWTGPVLATRAVIGTLYALPLLTMLYSYTAIYRHVRNASYNPNNPSIQNQQKKNMLKVSKNLAVLACVFCVLVGPSCVFVASGMDWPPPVSSIVWIMYYTNCCINSYLHIRKNSDFKKTCRRMLMRSPPQRQQNEDCPRQAGPRSALAQRTEVISERPSVPKPFTPEPLTVAIGFEPREPCTLPTVSD; this is encoded by the coding sequence ATGGGGATGGGGATCGACTTTGAAAACACGACCTTCGCTGTAAACGCAACACTCAGCGATTGGATGCCTCCATACCCCAACAGCACGCTTTTCAGCACCAACGACAGCTCCGTTACTGCTGTCTCCACGCCGGCTTCCCCCCGATCGATGGGAGCCGTTGTTGGCGTGGCGATGGTCATGGGTCTTCTAGCCGTGGTGGGAACCGCGCTGAACGGAACGGTGATCTTCGCTGTGGGGTTTAACAAAAGGCTCCGCACTGCCACTAGCTGGTTCGTGGTGAATCTGGCAGCGGGAGACCTCCTGGAGACGGCTGTCTACCTGCCGTTCGGCGTCTACACTGTCATAACCCACCGGGTTCCGTTCCATCCCAGTGTGTGTGCCGCACTCGCCACCATCGGCATCTCCAACAAGTTCACCTCGCTGTCCTGCATGGCGCTCATCGCCTTTCACCGCTACATGCTCATCACCAAGCCCAGATCCACCTACAAGGCCTTCTTCACCGCCAGAAACAACGTTCTGATCGTCCTGCTGGCCTGGCTCGTGTCCTGGACGGCCGCCATTCCCTTCGTGCTCGGCTACGGCTTCCTTGGGATGCTGTCGATTGGGGTTTGCGTCGCCTGGACAGGGCCTGTCTTGGCGACCCGTGCGGTGATCGGGACGCTGTACGCCCTGCCACTCCTCACCATGCTGTACAGCTACACCGCCATCTACCGCCATGTTCGAAACGCCTCCTATAACCCAAACAACCCGTCTATCCAAAACCAGCAGAAGAAAAACATGCTCAAAGTGTCGAAGAATCTGGCGGTTCTGGCATGCGTGTTCTGTGTGCTAGTGGGTccatcctgtgtgtttgtggcGTCTGGTATGGACTGGCCACCCCCTGTGAGTTCCATTGTCTGGATTATGTACTATACTAACTGCTGTATTAACTCTTATCTTCATATCAGAAAGAACTCAGATTTTAAAAAGACTTGCCGACGGATGCTGATGCGTAGCCCACCACAGAGACAGCAAAACGAAGACTGCCCGAGGCAGGCAGGTCCCAGGTCAGCTTTGGCTCAGAGGACAGAGGTTATTTCTGAACGACCTTCGGTTCCAAAACCATTCACCCCAGAACC
- the LOC118430107 gene encoding muscarinic acetylcholine receptor M3-like produces MDVGMALENLTYAVNVTDDDGIFLYSNNTTASAEMYPSTLSSTNDSTIDALPTSASPQPTQGFIVGVAMVMGLLALVGTSLNGTVIFAVGFNKRLRTATGWFVANLAAGDLLETAVYLPFGVYTVITHRVPIHPSVCAALATIGISSKFTSLSCMALIAFHRYMLITKPKSTYKAVFTARNNVLIVLLAWLVSWTTAIPFVLGYGFIRTPSIGICVPATGSVLTTRRAVTGTLYALPLLTMLYSYTSIYLYVRKAPYNPDNPCIQLQQKKNMLKVAKNLAY; encoded by the exons ATGGATGTCGGTATGGCCCTAGAAAATTTGACCTATGCTGTGAATGTCACAGACGACGATGGAATATTCCTGTACTCTAACAACACCACGGCCAGTGCCGAGATGTATCCCAGCACGCTTTCCAGCACCAATGACAGCACCATCGATGCTTTACCTACGTCCGCTTCTCCCCAACCAACGCAGGGTTTCATTGTTGGCGTGGCAATGGTCATGGGTCTTCTGGCCTTGGTGGGAACTTCGCTGAACGGAACCGTGATCTTCGCTGTGGGGTTCAACAAAAGGCTCCGCACTGCCACCGGCTGGTTCGTGGCGAATCTGGCGGCGGGTGACCTCCTAGAGACGGCTGTCTACCTGCCGTTCGGCGTCTACACTGTCATCACCCACCGGGTTCCAATCCATCCCAGCGTGTGCGCCGCACTTGCCACCATCGGCATCTCCAGCAAGTTCACCTCGCTGTCCTGTATGGCACTCATCGCCTTCCACCGCTACATGCTCATCACCAAGCCCAAGTCCACCTACAAGGCCGTCTTCACCGCCAGAAACAACGTTCTGATCGTCCTGCTGGCCTGGCTCGTGTCCTGGACGACCGCCATCCCCTTCGTGCTCGGCTACGGCTTCATCCGAACGCCTTCGATTGGGATTTGTGTTCCGGCAACCGGGTCTGTCTTGACTACTCGTCGTGCGGTGACCGGGACGCTGTACGCCCTGCCACTCCTCACCATGCTGTACAGCTACACCTCTATCTACCTCTATGTTAGAAAAGCACCCTACAATCCAGATAACCCTTGTATTCAGCTCCAGCAGAAGAAAAACATGCTCAAAGTGGCGAAAAACCTCGCG TATTAG